The following DNA comes from Carassius carassius chromosome 41, fCarCar2.1, whole genome shotgun sequence.
tgcaggtagagatggaggcggcaaagaagactgcatgctgtttttggtaaaacatgattttgacgacttcatgaagttttgttttatagaaaactctttttaaaggattttcgttttgtataaattgtattttaattttgatcaatgttttatcaatcagttgacCATAggctatttaataaataagaagcaaatatatatagcctagtagacaatgtaataaggcgccggcacgatcacttgtattgcatgtgaactaaactcagcgtgtgcctcacaaGAAAATATTCAAACCTAAATAAACGGGCTAGGctactctgatgatgtaatccatatgaaatgtgcattactctctggcgttcatggcgagtctgcatcgtcaacttcatatttgcagcgacacagataacaccagtttattactaaacaataaaatgactcctttcatattttcgaaccagcaggcaggccattctgggttgagcgagtgaccccacggaatgagcgagcggattCTGCTATTCAGGTCtctgctcacgagctctgatcggaaaaCAAACCCGAGCcccaatgtctgctgaccttgcagaaacatacaaatagacatagccagactagactattttagtgcaaattatgagcttactgacgattttttataattcttgacaaaactataatatattaagttatgttgttttttttgttttgtttttttgcctagttagttttgcctacgttcctatggcccaatgacgttACAGtgaaaaatgcgggtcaggaagcgggtcgggtacaatatttaattttaatttttttgccggcgggttagttgaaaatgtcgggcgggtgcgggttattaatacattgacccgcgcatcactggtgcgagtggatagattcgcgctcgcgcatgattttaatgtgctttcgcattacaataatgcgctctcgttgctgcttctgaaccacgtacacataacttactgtatacgcactgcagattgAGTATGTGTGACCCTTGGGCAATAAgtatattgggcaaaacatataacacctgaggcaccgctacagtgagctctatgaccaatgcatggcaaaaaaaaaaaaacacggtttgaacacggttttattttattacatttttttccatatgtctagacatttagtttgacatctttacttagtgattattttgacttatgtctgttctagagacatttgataaagctctcattggtcttcttttggaaatatgtttaaaatttatactgaatgcactcatgactgtaaagcatgtctgtgtgtgtcaaaatcgtgattaaaaatcgaaatcgcaaaattgatcaaaaaatcatgatagtttttttttgtccatattgcacagccctaatttatAGACATATTTAATTAAACTCATTTAAATTGACACTCTTGGTTTCTGTTTCTGTCTTCAAAGCCTCAGAGCAAGAAAAGTGAAGAACAGCAGAACTAGATGCATATTTAATGTTGTTCGGGATTCGTGGGGTATTTTGCTCTACAAATGTGTCCCTGATGACCTTCACATCACAGTTTGATTCATGTGTCCTACGTAGGTTGTTTTGACTCATTTGACTCATTTGGCACCTCAAAGTCGATGAGCTGCAGATCTGCGACGAGGGTGCTGAGCAGGCCGCTGTTGTAGAGCTCCTGAGCGAGCTGAGCCACGGCTTCTGTCTGCGGCTCCTTCTCATTCGTGCCGTAGAGAATCTCCTTCATGGCCAGCAGAGATTTGGACACTTCTTCAGAGGCCTGAGGACACACACTCCTCTCATTAATGGCTTTTAATGGGTAATAGTCATAGTACAAGCTCAAACACACTGCATATGTCTTTATTACCTTCTCAGCCTTCTTGTCTGAAATGTCCTGCTTCTCCAGAATGGTCATGTTGTCCTTTAGATTCTTCACAATGTCCGCTGGACACTTGTGAGACTTACCGAAAGGGAACGGCATGGCAACACGTTACCAGGGCAAACCAGGTAGAAGAAAGCCaacttgtgaaagtgaaaaaaaaaacagagagaatgtcaaaaaaactgagaaagaaagaacaaacaaacttttacaaacaaaagaataaccaaacaaatgaacaaataacaatGTACAACCAATTTCAGGAAAAGGGAAACGTAACTCTCAATGCCGCAGAAAACAAAGCATGAACTAGgaaaatgagaaaataatgatCAATGGAAGAAAATGTGAAagaacaaattatataaaaaaaaagaatgaaccaAATGATGAGCACACAAAGAGAAAAAATTACTTACAAAAAACCCCCCACAAAAGATTGAACATAGGaaggaatgaataaataaacaaataaacaaaaaccacATGAAAAGATATGAAAGTACAAACCAATAAAAACAAGCAGTTGATTGCACTAAGGATCAAAAAAATGAAagcacaaatgaataaataaactaaatgaatgaataaacaaatggtAAACGTGAGCGAACaaatgaaaaggaataaaagaagGAACTAAAGAACAAACATGAACAATTTAACAAACAATCAGGAATTCAAATgaaagaatgaacaaacaaatggaaaaataaatgaagTCATGGACAGAtcgaacaaacaaacagaaaaaaagaacaaataaatgaaacaaatgaaTGAACTAAAGATCAAAGTGACTTAAACTAAATTTAACGTACACTTTTAAATCAGTACTTGCTTTTTCTAAGAACTGAACCCATTAACTTGTGGTTGACAGCGCCACGCGCTACTGTTTGACTACAGGAAGGTAAATGAAGTAATAAACAGATGAATGAATTAAAgaataaatgaatagaaaaacAACTGAGAGAATGAACTGACTAGcaaaaacatgaatgaacaaacaaacaagtcaacagtaacaaaaaactaaataataagcGAAAGATGAGTAACAAACTAGATTAAGAGAAGTGTAGGAAGAAGGAAGTAGATGAGTAGATAAAGTCAAAAACTGGAATTACCACAAACACGAGACTCACACTGAACAAACCAGACCCTGAACACACGGACCAATCAATGTCAGCATCAACCACACCAtatatacaacacacacacatcatgcacACTCTGTAGTAGCCATGTGCCACTTACTGAATGACTGCTGGGAGCATAaagttcaaacacacacacacacacacacacacacaggtgtctcgAACAGAACAAATGCTGCAAAGTCGCCAAAGCAAACAGGAAACGTGCAGCAAAAACATCTTCAATGAACACGGCTGCATGCTGGCTTCCTCCATAAAGATCACAGCAGTAAAACTCAAGCATGCTTTATAACGAACAGGAACTCAATAACTACTGACCTGAATACAAGCCATTCATAAGTGCTGCAGTTTTTTCATAACTCTTCCCCAAAACCAATCAATTacacttttatttataataactattattcTGCTGCATAATTAAACACTGTCTGCATGTGGCAGCTCATGGGATCCTTGCATCACAGAACCGTACGTCCAGCCGGTTAATCTCCACAAAGTTTGTGCAAGTTAGCCAAATCCTTGACCTGGTGACCACACTGACCATGTCTGCCCCAATAGATGCCACGGCTTGCTGAGACCGATAATTAGCATGATGAGTTTACATGCAAACAGATGTATCTAAACTCTCACTCCACATTAATGTAATGCCATCACAAATTATTGCTGTTGCACCTGATATGTGCATTGCcagcaaaaatggctgcaaaCTGTCAGAAATCCAACAAATAAGATTTAATGCCAAAATCATACCTTATAAAATCATATGCAGAGGAGACaagggctagttgtcacataCCACAAGGGCTACATCATAGTatcttgttgatgttttttttttactgtgaattaattttttttcacgtTTATTTCATTGTGTATCATATGTTGTAATTCTATACTATTTATTTACTACAGTTTATTAAagtctattatattattattaatccatCAATAAATCTGTTTGATGAAGATCAAATATTACAGTTTTCAATTTAACAATAGCTTGGAAATTATTATAAGAAAACTGAAAAAGTTTAATTGACCAAAAGTAAAACAGacaaaataaacagataaaacaaatctttcaaagttatttttagatatttattcaGGAACtctcacacttttttttaatcaaacaaaaacaacaaaatataaaagaGTAAAGTACAGAACTTACATTTATTAAGGTAGTCGGATATTGCATTGTatgtttatttctatatttattttaatataaaacgtTGATTAACAGCAAGTTAacattgtgacaacttaccccatataGTATGATGTTGTGTTATTCAGTGAAATAatctttcatttaatatttttactttaacaatttgaatatattaaacataatttatacacTTAATATTCATAATATCATTATGCATTctacaatttataaatatattattattatttactggaaaaacctttaacaaatatttaatctCAAAATGACTATACAGGCTATTTCAATTATGTTTAGTATCTAGTAAAAGGTTCAGGAGAGAACTTCTAAAAATGCAGTAACATGCACACTTGTGTCCTGACTGtaagtctttttatttaattcattactTTAATTCGAGACTGATCATCATATATATTGGTGGTAATGAAGATAATAGATCAAAACCACAGCAATAGAGGTGCACAGTCAGGTTACCCATGACCAATATTTTATAGCTCTGAACACGTCCAAACTGTTCATATCAACCCACACTGGATACAGCATCAAGATCTATGCAGATCAGCAGAAGTTGTAAAGCTTATCCACCTGCAGACCAtgtctaaatgtaatataaacccTTAAACAAAACTCTGCTCATCAATCTGAATGACAGAGGAACTAAAACAGAGTCAGCTGTCAACTTAGAATCATTCTATAATGATGATTCACTGGTTTAAACATGTCTATGATTCCCAAAAATGCCTCCTGTGTAGGTTGATCACATGGTTTGAGACACAGCCTCAGTAATATTACACAGCCAAGGATCATGGTGATGGAAACAGGTAACTGATAAGTCCCATTACTTTTGTTTATATCTAAATGAAGGCTCTGCAAACTGCAAAAGATACGAAGCTACTTTCCTCCATTAGTATCTCACCAGAATCAGGCAATGTGCGAAATTTGTGGTTTGTGCATATGATGGCTGTAATAGGCCTCTGCGTGCTCTTTACAACACTGAGCTTCACAACAAGAACCAAGACAAGAGAAGTAAACAACATCACACCTTGTTTGGGTCTCCTTCGGCCTTCTCTAGTGAACGGCGATGTAAGTCCTGGAATATTATGTTTAGGTGTGTTGTTTCTTAGGCTGTTTTGTGCGGACaaccgtatgtgtgtgtgtgttcagcagcgAGGACTTCCGCAAACCTGCAGCGAGgaggatttcaaaataaaagcccctGACGCTTTCAGGTTAAACGCAAAATACTGTGTACTGTGTACTGTGAGTTACTCTaagacttaaatatatatatatttaatgtattaattcaCAACGCACAGCATGTGGGCCCTATGATAATTGATTATCAAGATACCTATTtgtatctttttcttcttttaatattgttatatttatctcagtatttaaatgaatgaagTAGTAACTATaacttataaatataaaatgtgataacacaaacagataaaatacaaaatgagGTAGTCTATATTTGATGTGTTCAATATCTAAATATTTATGGGAACtttaaattgatattttatgaaattaaaatataccaaaaaaacacaatgacgtacaacataatttaaattaattcaacTCCATAAAgtcttaaatgaaatgaaaattaaatttatctgtaaatattttcagagaaaatcataagaaaaaaatctataaaataataataataataacattccaaataagtaaaataaaagtaatttatttataaaatttattttatataattctgTCTTATTTTAGTagtttccattttttatttaagattattttaatataactacattttaataattttaacctTTATTGTGACCCCTGGAAGTATCTTGAGGCCCCCTGGAGGGCCTCTGACTGAGAACCTCTGCTCATTTCAAAACAAGGTTCTGCCGCCCTCTAATGGTTAAAATTAAGAGAGACATGCCATCTGGCTATTACATGGCTATTAAAGAGAGACATGCCATCTTAATTTGAATTGTTTCATATTCACAGAGTTGGGAAAATGACTTTCATattgtagtctgttactgattccaGATGACATGACTAAAATTGTAGTATAACGGAATCCAATATCAATATCACAACAATTTAATAATCTTGTACCAGATATTGTTATAAGAGTAAGAAAATTCTGTTTATTAAATAACAACATGAAGTGTATTACACATTAGTGTAATGAACTGCATGGGTTTGTGAGtttgatgaaaagctaataattattttgaaatcaatcaaaataaaacacttactaaaaatgTTGTATATTGCATGTGGTTACCTGCACGACCATTAACCAGCCTCAgagaaccatgaacatgcaaatggaatatttgattattaaaatgattattttaccCTCTCAGGGAGACATCAAGTAAATATGTTAGTTGAAAAAGTTTCAGCTGACAAATGTTTAATGTCTTAATGCATCCAGTGGACATAGCCCCCTGACAAGTGACTGGTCTTTTTGTGAATCTCCACAAAACTGGAAAATTTACTGAATGTATAAGCAGTAGGGTATTTtagaaaggaacatttaaaagatgaaGAATTAGGGATAATCAATaagttatgaataatttattgttattgtgtgaaaaatatgtaatgatgtaatcattaaaaaaagtaacttaatgtaatttaattgaattacaagtaatttggaatctgattacgtaatcagTTACTATTAGCTCTGCATGTTCATCACATAAAATcagaataaaattttataaatgtatggcATAAATGATTTGTGCGTAAACAGCAGCCCCTGTTGTGAGAAAATACTTGGTTGCAAGAAAAAATGGTTGCTTTTTTCATTTATGGGAAATGTAAGTTTAGAGTTTATtgcaaaaattacaaaagcacacaaATCATGATATTAAACTTTATTAGACTGCACCACTCAGCCTACATGATGTCTGTTACAGAGTTATACTTGTTAACCTACGTTACCCCTAACTCTAAAACAGCAAACCCCacacaaaattaatttttaaaagtagataatttaataattcaatatTTTGTATAGTTTACATACTATGGCTATTCTTTAAAAAGAAAGTCTTTCATTCTGTAAAGTTTAGGTCAGATTTATTTGTACCCTTCTTCTTCTTATTCTAATGTTTATTGACGGCTGGCAGACCATCTTATTAGTGCATTAACTGTATCCTATTCATAGCAAGTGCCAGGGGGCAAAAATTCCCCGAAAGCATTGATAGGAGAATGCAGAAGAAGAGCTTGACTTGGTACAAAGACCCCACTAACTGGACAAACAGCGGCAGCTATCTATATCCATCTTTCTAAGTATAAAGATgcacaaataattatatataaaatgcaaatgTGGACTTCCAGACACTGTAgagcatttaataatcaattGTATGGCATATGaaagggaaataaataaattaaaatctatttaatttctTTTGACCTTTCGCAGAATATACGTAACAGTTCTAACAAAAGATATGAAGctctttgttttgtcttgtttttttttttgaaagcaacAACGTTATATAAGAAATATAGAAAGGTAGGGTAGgtggtaataaatatatatatatttttttctttctcttttgctgTCTCTTCTGATGTCACTGCCTCGCACTCCATCCCAGTAGGTGGCGGACTATGCATCAAAGCTGGTTTGCCATCCGCCGTTAAACGTCAGAGAAGAAGAGCTGGACTCGGACGCGCATCGAGCGGAAGTGGTTTTGTTCTCGCTCCTCGTGTTGCTCCTCCTTTCCGCCTGCTCGAGTGCGCCATTCACACACACGCTGCGAAGGTAACGATGAAAAAACACGTATTAAAGCGTTTATATCCTTTCCACCCTCATCAAAGTACACACATCTGGTTGTTAACATACTTATATTGATGTTTTAGCCCATATATGTTATATATGGCTTGTCAAAATGATGGATTTGTACGCTGTCCCCGAGTCTACGGGTTCTTTAGAAGCGAGCATGAGTGAATCCACACCTCGGTTCTGTGACACTTTTGTTTCTGTTCCTCAtataatgttttaattgataGAATCGCTGTTTTTAATGTGTGAATTTTAATGTGTTTGGAGTGTATTTGGGATGTAAATAGTTCGTGGTCGTTTAATGTTTTCAACATGAGGACAGGTCGCGGTAATCCTTTTTATTAAATTGGCAATATCGTtttctttatgtattttattactttaaaaatgtttctttttcaaTGATAGAATTATTTTCATATGAAAAATTATTTAGACactcttgtttttatttaatatcagaATTTTCACCCCtatttgtttagttattttgGCCACACATCTGGTTTCATTTATGTTTGTTGGACACTCAAAATTTATGTACATAAACTGATATTCTTCTCATTTGGTTTTGAAGATGGCTGAAGATTGGGAGGCAGTACCAGCTGTAGCTGAAACACCAGAGATCAAACTCTTTGGCAAGTGGAGCACAGATGATGTGCAGATCAACGACATCTCCCTGCAGGTGAGTTCCACATTCATTTACAGCTTTTCTCAAAATTGCTTTTATTTGACCATTAGCCCTGAGATATTAAAGTAAATCATTTTTCAATTATTTCCCCCCCAAATATGAGTTTTTAatcacatttgatatattttaagttaatagaattaaatatactttatttttccATCTCTTGGAGGTTAATTTAGGACAGTACACACCATTAGCACAGTTCATAACATTcaacaaaatttttttattaaaaagcaaCAGTATACCATTATAGCATTTcatttttgaaattctctatTGAATAATTTGACAACAGTTGGCACATAGTTTATATATTATGAAATGGAACAAAAATAATATAGTATGATATGACAATATGGAGCTCATACCCAGAGGAGGAATAATCTTTGTCTCTATATCTATATATTCATGTGCCTgtgcatttataaatattatatagttCTATCTTTTTATTGCGGTGAACTGAACTAAAAGAAATAGAATTAAGAAATGTGCAGTAACGTTCATCAAAAGTATCATATTTGATGCGTTTATTGTTTCTAAAGTTGTGAAAGTGTAAAtgttcatattaaatattaataggaAAGTTGAGTTTGCTTAAAATCAATGAAGATTTCATGCCAAGTCTTTGTAGAAGGTGTTCTTAGAATTATATTAAAAGACCTTTTGCTTACTAAAATTGGAACAACATGTGTCTCTCTTTCCTCAGGATTATATTGCCGTGAAGGAGAAATATGCCAAATACCTCCCTCATTCCAGCGGCAGATACGCAGCCAAGCGTTTCCGTAAGGCTCAGTGTCCCATTGTGGAGCGCGTCACTAACTCCATGATGATGCACGGACGCAACAACGGCAAGAAACTGCTGACCGTCCGCATCGTCAAACACGCCTTTGAGATCATCCACCTGCTCACCGGCGAGGTGAGGCGACAGTTCTCCACAGATTTGGGTCTGGCTTAAATGTATAGTAAAATGTGAATGTTGTATAATAATTTATCAAACTATTTCTAAGATGTCTTTCTAAATCgtagacaatgtttttttttgttttcagaatcCTCTGCAGATCCTAGTGAACGCCATCATCAACAGCGGCCCTCGTGAGGACTCCACTCGTATCGGACGTGCTGGAACCGTGAGGAGACAAGCTGTTGATGTGTCACCTCTGCGCAGGGTCAACCAggtctgctaaaaaaaaaagcccaCATAGTTATTTGTTTATTggctaacattttatttttgggggtAAAGAATGCAAATAAGTTCACAGTGAGACCAGAGACATGGCATTAAGAAAGTCCATGTTATAGTCTTCTATGAGGCACTTGTCTTATGTTAGCATGCTTGTAGTATCCCAGGACACTCTCTAAAGCCTCTTCAGACTTGGGTGGCCATTCACAGAAAATATAGAGCATAGACATGGCAGGTGAAGATATGGTCTTATGTGAAATTGGTCACTTACTGTGTGTGTTGATTGTAGGCCATCTGGCTGCTTTGCACTGGAGCAAGAGAAGCTGCTTTCAGGAACATCAAGACTATTGCAGAGTGTCTTGCTGATGAGCTCATCAACGCCGCCAAGGTGAGAGAAACCATCTGATGGGAGTGTTGTACTTGTACTATGTCGTCAGCACTTTCAGGGCATCTATAGTAAATAGTCTTTTATGAATTTTTGTAGTGGATTGctatttcaaagtttttttttctttcttttgcaggGTTCCTCCAACTCCTATGCCATCAAGAAGAAAGATGAGCTGGAGAGAGTGGCCAAGTCTAACCGCTAATCTCCATTTTGTTTCAATTTTGACTACAATAAAGGAAGAGTGAATCCTATTCTTGCCGTGTTAATATTCTTTTAATGATTCATTGCTGATATAACCACTGTGTTTTGCATCAGGTATTGATGGGTAAAGGTTTAAGGGTAAATTGTGGCATTTCTACaaattagattttctttttgGCTAATCTTCCTCAgaaaagacacttttttttttttttttttgtcctaaagTAATGTTTATATCTAATCAATGCTCAATTTGTTATGCAGGCTATTTCAGCAGTTGTGTGGTCAAAAATGACAACTGTTTCTATGTTTCctattttaagtgtatttcttTGCACTGTTCAGAGAACCATTTGTgccttgtttttcttttaagCTGCCTTGAGGAATCAGTTAAATCGtgatttttttctctttggaACGTTTAAAATCTAATTAAGTACGTGCTGCTGGTCTGTAAGCCAGCTTTTTTTTCAGGGTGGAGAaagcatttttaatgttttaagggGAGGGTTATAGGAAAACTATATAATAGATAATATACTTTTATATCTGATTTGAGGGTCAGATCAGTGATAAATCAATGATCAGTTAATGTACAAACTGGACAGTTCTGAACTGTAAATTAATTGTGCTGATTAATTACTGACTGAATTAATTAAGAAAATCTAAACATGTTTCAAACTTAAATGCATTCTCTCAGTCTGTAACAGATTAGTGTAAATTTCCCTGTGCTTGATTTAATTTCAGGCATCAAGAACTTCAAATATCATGATCATACTTGAAGAGCataatctttaaacatttattcaaaCCTGTGCGTTACTGAAATGAGCATGAAAGCTTTGTGAAGATAAAATATTGCCAGAACTGATGAATATGCAACTGCGGATACAAGTGattattaatgaaaatacaggagactgtattttttaaattctgaCACAAGACGCTTTCCTCAAAATCAAGAATGCTTTAAGTCTAAATGTACAGTGTTTTTACACAGTGAAATATATCTGAAGACAGTATTTTACAAGAACCAGAAAGAAGAGCTGTGAGTATAAGTGAAGATAAAGAGGATGAGGGAAACCGTGAGGTAAATCAGTATCTTAGGCCTATTACTGTTTTACATCTAAAGTACCTATTGCTTTACTAACACAATAATATTGCCATTGTGTTTAATTGTAGATTGTTCTGAGTGTATTTGTTCAACAAGGACAAATTGGAATAAGTTACTATGACAGTCATGATTATTCTCTGTATTTTATGCTGGACATGATGGACAACAGCGACCTCCACCTGCTGGACAGAGGTACTACACCTCAAGTGTCTCTCAGTCTGTTCTCTAATATCAGACAGTGTACAGTGCATAATGCATTAGGGCAGATTAGGGACACTGTTCGCTCCATGCCCCAGTGCATCCACCTTCAGTGAAATCAGTCAAAACGTCACCGATGATCTTTTCTACATTGCCACGTACATCAGTAGTGGTGAGACTGAATAATCGactaatgcatgtttatttatttatttttttgtttgttgcaaTTGATGTTTGTCAAATTATTACAGAATTAATGTAATTGCCTTGGGTTTGTCATTCTCCATTGCAGGTGGAATTTGAAGGAAGCTGAAAACCGATTCACTGTTAGGCCGAATGTTGATCCTGTTATTGATGAGAGTGAGTAGTTCAGATTCATATTGGCATTATACATAAAAAACTAGAAGAATAATAAAGTGCAGTATACGGTAAAACTAAATCCTTGTTCAGACTGTCAGTCTAAATCCAATTTTGAGCATTTCTGATTGGAATCTGTTTGTTCatgattacaataataaaaaaattaaaacaaacctTGCACTTTCAAGTTGAAAATTACCAGTAATTTTTTACTGATCAATCCTAGTCCTTTGTTGCATGTgagtaaaaaattatgtaatcagAATAGGccacagttttcattttaattatatgcatttttcgtttttgttttattcacttcTTTACAGAGAAAAGAAGGATGACGGGTCTCCCAGATTTCCCGACGGATGTGGCTCGTGCTGAACTGGAAAACCTGGACCCTTGTTTCTCCACCTG
Coding sequences within:
- the LOC132123162 gene encoding small ribosomal subunit protein uS7, with amino-acid sequence MAEDWEAVPAVAETPEIKLFGKWSTDDVQINDISLQDYIAVKEKYAKYLPHSSGRYAAKRFRKAQCPIVERVTNSMMMHGRNNGKKLLTVRIVKHAFEIIHLLTGENPLQILVNAIINSGPREDSTRIGRAGTVRRQAVDVSPLRRVNQAIWLLCTGAREAAFRNIKTIAECLADELINAAKGSSNSYAIKKKDELERVAKSNR